In one Papio anubis isolate 15944 chromosome 11, Panubis1.0, whole genome shotgun sequence genomic region, the following are encoded:
- the NET1 gene encoding neuroepithelial cell-transforming gene 1 protein isoform X2: MVAHDESGGLLPIKRTIRVLDVNNQSFREQEEPSNKRVRPLARVTSLASLISPVRNGAVRRFGQTIQSFTLRGDHRSPASAQKFSSRSTVPTPAKRRSSALWSEMLDITMKESLTTREIKRQEAIYEMSRGEQDLIEDLKLARKAYHDPMLKLSIMSEEELTHIFGDLDSYIPLHEDLLTRIGEATKPDGTVEQIGHILVNWLPRLNAYRGYCSNQLAAKALLDQKKQDPRVQDFLQRCLESPFSRKLDLWSFLDIPRSRLVKYPLLLKEILKHTPKEHPDVQLLEDAISIIQGVLSDINLKKGESECQYYIDKLEYLDEKQRDPRIEASKVLLCHGELRSKSGHKLYIFLFQDILVLTRPVTRNERHSYQVYRQPIPVQELVLEDLQDGDVRMGGSFRGAFSNSEKAKNIFRIRLHDPSPGQSHTLQANDVFHKQQWFNCIRAAIAPFRSAGSPPELQGLPELHEECEGNHPSARKLPAQRRASTVSSVTQVEVDENTYKCGSGMEMAEDSKSLKTHQTQPGIRRARDKARSGGKRKETLV; this comes from the exons atggtggcacatgatgAGAGTGGAGGTCTCCTACCTATTAAAAGGACCATCCGAGTCCTAGATGTCAATAACCAGTCCTTCAGAGAACAAGAG GAGCCAAGCAATAAAAGAGTTCGACCTCTGGCTCGTGTCACCTCCCTGGCAAGTTTAATCTCTCCTGTAAGAAATGGAGCTGTCAGACGTTTCGGTCAAACAATACAg tcatTTACCCTTCGTGGTGACCACAGATCCCCAGCCTCTGCCCAGAAGTTTTCTAGCAGGTCAACAGTCCCAACCCCCGCCAAGAGAAGGAGCAGTGCACTGTGGTCAGAGATGCTAGACATCACCATGAAGGAGTCTCTCACCACCAGAGAAATCAAACGGCAGGAG GCAATATATGAAATGTCCCGAGGTGAACAGGATTTAATTGAGGATCTCAAACTTGCAAGAAAG GCCTATCATGACCCCATGTTAAAGTTGTCCATCATGTCAGAAGAGGAACTCACGCATATATTTGGTGATCTGGACTCTTACATACCTCTGCATGAAG ATTTGTTGACAAGAATAGGAGAAGCAACCAAGCCCGATGGAACAGTGGAGCAGATTGGTCACATTCTCGTGAACTGG TTGCCGCGCTTGAATGCCTACAGAGGCTACTGTAGTAACCAGCTGGCAGCCAAAGCTCTTCTTGATCAAAAGAAACAGGATCCAAGAGTCCAAGACTTCCTCCAGCGATGTCTTGAGTCTCCCTTCAGTCGAAAACTAGATCTTTGGAGTTTCTTAGATATCCCTCGAAGTCGCCTAGTCAAATACCCGTTACTGTTGAAAGAAATTCTTAAACACACTCCAAAAGAGCACCCTGATGTTCAGCTTCTGGAGGATGCT ATATCGATAATACAGGGAGTCCTCTCTGATATCAACTTGAAGAAAGGTGAATCCGAGTGCCAATATTACATTGACAAGCTGGAGTACCTGGATGAAAAGCAGAGGGACCCCAGAATCGAAGCGAGCAAAGTGCTGCTGTGCCACGGGGAGCTGCGGAGCAAGAGTGGACAT AAACTTTACATTTTCCTGTTTCAAGACATCTTGGTTCTGACTCGGCCCGTCACACGGAACGAACGGCACTCTTACCAGGTTTACCGGCAACCAATCCCAGTCCAGGAGCTGGTCCTAGAAGACCTGCAGGATGGAGATGTGAGAATGGGAGGCTCTTTTCGAGGGGCTTTCAGCAACTCAGAGAAAG ctaaaaATATCTTTAGAATTCGCCTCCATGACCCATCTCCAGGCCAGTCTCACACTCTGCAAGCCAATGACGTATTCCACAAGCAGCAGTGGTTCAACTGTATTCGGGCGGCCATTGCCCCCTTCCGGTCGGCAGGCAGTCCGCCTGAGCTGCAGGGCCTGCCAGAGCTGCACGAAGAGTGTGAGGGGAACCACCCCTCTGCGAGGAAGCTCCCAGCCCAGAGGAGGGCATCTACAGTTTCCAGTGTTACTCAGGTAGAAGTTGACGAAAACACTTACAAATGTGGCTCTGGCATGGAGATGGCAGAGGACAGCAAGAGCTTAAAGACACACCAGACACAGCCCGGCATCCGAAGAGCGAGGGACAAAGCCCGGTCTGGTGGCAAACGGAAAGAGACTTTGGTGTAG